A window from Drosophila kikkawai strain 14028-0561.14 chromosome 2L, DkikHiC1v2, whole genome shotgun sequence encodes these proteins:
- the LOC108082848 gene encoding alpha-amylase A — MFLAKSIVCLAILALASAQFDTNYASGRSGMVHLFEWKWDDIAAECENFLGPNGFAGVQVSPVNENAVKDSRPWWERYQPISYKLVTRSGNEEQFASMTRRCNAVGVRIYVDVIFNHMAANGGTYGTGGSTASPSSKSYPGVPYSSLDFNPTCAISNYNDANQVRNCELVGLRDLNQGNSYVQEKIAEFLNHLIDLGVAGFRVDAAKHMWPADLGVIYGRLKNLNTDHGFSSGSKAYIVQEVIDMGGEAISKSEYTGLGAITEFRHSDSIGKAFRGKNQLRYLSNWGTAWGFAASDRSLVFVDNHDNQRGHGAGGADVLTYKVPKQYKMASAFMLAHPFGTPRVMSSFSFSDTDQGPPTTDGHNIASPSFNSDNSCSGGWVCEHRWRQIYNMVAFRNAVGSDAIQNWWDNGSNQIAFSRGSRGFVAFNNDNYDLNSSLQTGLPAGTYCDVISGTKNGSSCTGKTVTVGSDGRASIYLGNSEDDGVLAIHVNAKL; from the exons ATGTTTTTGGCCAAGAGCATAGTGTGCCTCGCCATCCTGGCGCTGGCCAGCGCCCAGTTCGACACCAACTACGCCTCAGGACGCAGCGGCATGGTGCACCTATTCGAGTGGAAGTGGGACGACATTGCCGCCGAGTGCGAGAACTTCCTGGGCCCCAATGGCTTTGCTGGAGTGCAG GTCTCCCCCGTCAACGAGAATGCCGTGAAGGACAGCCGCCCCTGGTGGGAGCGCTACCAGCCCATCTCCTACAAGCTCGTGACCCGTTCCGGCAACGAGGAGCAGTTCGCCAGCATGACCCGACGCTGCAACGCCGTCGGCGTGCGCATCTACGTGGACGTGATCTTCAACCACATGGCTGCCAACGGAGGCACCTACGGCACGGGCGGCAGCACTGCCAGTCCCAGCAGCAAGAGCTACCCCGGAGTGCCCTACTCCTCGCTGGACTTCAACCCGACCTGCGCCATCAGCAACTACAACGATGCCAACCAAGTGCGCAACTGCGAGCTGGTGGGTCTCCGCGACCTCAACCAGGGCAACTCCTATGTTCAGGAAAAGATTGCCGAGTTCCTGAATCACCTCATTGACCTGGGAGTGGCTGGATTCCGCGTGGACGCCGCCAAGCACATGTGGCCCGCTGATCTGGGCGTCATCTATGGCCGCTTGAAGAACCTGAACACCGACCACGGCTTTTCCTCGGGCTCCAAGGCTTACATCGTGCAGGAGGTGATCGACATGGGTGGCGAGGCCATCAGCAAGTCGGAGTACACTGGCCTGGGCGCCATAACCGAGTTCCGGCACTCCGACTCCATCGGCAAGGCCTTCCGTGGCAAGAACCAGCTGCGGTACCTGTCCAACTGGGGCACCGCCTGGGGCTTCGCCGCCTCCGACCGCTCGCTCGTCTTCGTCGACAACCATGACAACCAGCGCGGACATGGAGCCGGTGGCGCCGACGTACTCACCTACAAGGTGCCCAAGCAGTACAAGATGGCCTCCGCCTTCATGCTGGCGCACCCATTCGGCACGCCGCGCGTGATGTCCTCCTTCTCGTTCTCGGACACGGACCAGGGCCCGCCCACCACCGACGGCCACAACATCGCCTCGCCGAGCTTCAACAGCGACAACTCCTGCAGCGGCGGCTGGGTGTGCGAGCACCGCTGGCGCCAGATCTACAACATGGTGGCCTTCAGGAACGCCGTCGGCTCCGACGCCATCCAGAACTGGTGGGACAACGGCAGCAACCAGATCGCCTTCAGCCGCGGCAGCCGTGGCTTCGTGGCCTTCAACAACGACAACTACGACCTGAACAGCTCCCTGCAGACGGGCCTGCCCGCTGGAACCTACTGTGACGTCATCTCTGGCACCAAGAACGGCTCCTCCTGCACCGGCAAGACGGTGACCGTGGGCTCCGATGGACGTGCATCCATTTATCTTGGTAACTCCGAGGATGATGGTGTCCTGGCCATCCATGTCAATGCCAAGTTGTAA